The sequence ATCGAGCGCGACCTGCACGACGGCACGCAGGCCCGCATCGCGGCGGTCGTGCTGCAGCTGGGCGTCGCGGGCCAGCTCTACGACCGCGACCCGGCCGCGGCCCGCGAGCTGCTGGTCAAGGCCCAGGACACCGCGACCGACGCGCTGGCCGAGCTGCGCACGGTGGTCCGCAGCATCCACCCGCCCCTGCTGAGCGAGCGCGGCCTGGCCGGCGCGGTCCGCGCGCTGGGCGAACGCAGCCCGGTCCCGGTCACCGTCACCGTTTCCGACGATGCCGGGCGGCCCGCCGCGGTCGAGGCGGCCGCGTACTTCGTCGTCGCGGAGGCGCTGGCCAACGTGACCAAGCACGCCGACGCGTCCCAAGTGGACATCACGCTGAGCGGCCCGCCCGGGTTGCTGCGCCTGGAAATCCGCGACGACGGCCGCGGCGGCGCGGACGAGTCCGCCGGCAGCGGGCTCGCCGGGATCCGGCGGCGCGCCGAGGCCTTCGACGGAACGCTGACCCTGACCAGCCCACCCGGTGGGCCGACCGTGCTGCGAGTGGAGCTGCCATGCGGGTCGTGATCGCCGAGGACGACGCGCTGCTGCGCGAAGGTCTCGCGCTGCTGCTGAAGACGTCGGGCATCGAGGTGGCCGCCACGGTCGACAACGCCGAGGACTTCCTCGCGTTCGTCGAAACCGACCGCCCGGACGCCGTCGTGATGGACGTGCGGATGCCGCCGACCCACCGCGACGAGGGACTGCGCGCCGCCGTGCGGGCCCGCGAGATCCACCCGGGCCTGCCGGTGCTGGTGCTGTCCGCGCACGTGGAGACGAGCTACGCGGTCGAGCTGCTCGCCGACGGCGTCGGCGGGGTCGGCTACCTGCTGAAGGAGCGCGTCGGCAAGGTCGAGCGGTTCGTCGACGCGCTCCAGCGGGTCGCCAAGGGCGGCACGGCGATGGACCCCGAGGTGATCGGCCAGCTGATGGCCCGCCGCCGGGCCGCCGACCCGCTGGCCGCGTTGACCGCACGGGAGCGCGAAGTGCTGGCGCTGATGGCCGAGGGCTACAACAACGGCACGATCGCGGAGCTCCTCGTCGTCAGCGACGGCGCGGTGCTCAAGCACATCCGCAACATCTTCGCGAAGCTCGGCCTGCCCTCCGACGAAGGCGGCGGGCACCGGCGGGTGCTGGCCGTGTTGGCGTACCTGCAGCGGGACGCGGGGTAGCGCAGGCACCACCCCGCATCCGGGTGCTGACGGCATCGATCCGGCGGTCGCGCCGCTTTAGCGTTCTCCGCATGACGAACGAAACCCGCACCGCCGCTCCCGTCCTCCTCTGGCTCGTCCTGCTCGTCAGCGGGGCCGCGAACGCCGCCGGCCCGCTGATCGGGCTCGACTTCACCGTCCGGATGGTGGCCGGCGGCATCGCGATCGTGGCGATCGCGGGCCTGATCACCCACTACGTCCGGCGCAGGAAGGCGTAGGTCGTGAGCGCGCCGGCGACCAGAGCGGCGGCGGGCCAGAACGGGTTCGCCACCGCCCCGGCGAGCACCGGACCGGCCGTCGCCCCGACGTTGAGCGCGGCGGTCGCGTAGGACCCCTTCATCGTCGGGGCGCCCTCGGCCAGCCGCAGGATCCGGGCGATCACCGTGCCGCCGACGGCGAAGGACAGCGCGCCTTGCGTGAACGCGAGGGGCACGAGCACCGCCGGGACGTCCGCGGCCAGTGCCAGCGCGACCCACCCGGCGAGCAGCAGCGGACCCCCGGCGGCGACGACCCGGCCGGGCCACCGGTCGGCCAGCCGCCCCGCCGTGGTGATCCCGGCGAAGCACCCCACCCCGAAGGCGCCGAGCACGACCGGCACCGGCGCGACGCCCGCGGCCACCGGCGCCAGGTAGGTGAAGACGCCGAAGGTGGCCGCGTTGACGAGCGCACCGGCGAGGAGCACCCCGGCCAGCGGCCGCAGCACGGCGAGTTCCGCCCGCAAGCCGTCCGGCTTGGGGCCCGCCGCGGTGTCGGGGATCCACCACAACGCGGCGAACGCGGGCAAGCACAACAGCGCGACAGCCCAGAACGCCGGCCGCCACCCGAGCAGCGCCCCGCCCAGGACGCCGACGACGCAGGCCACGGTCGAGCCACCCAGCAGGACGGCGAGCGCCCGCCCGGTCCGCGCCAGCGCCGTGGCGGCGGTCAGCGCGACGGCGAGGAACCCGGCGTTCGCGACGGCGGCCACGAGCCGCGTCGCGACGAGCACACCGAACGACGTCGTGAGGCCACCGACGACGTGCATGGCGACGAAGACGGCGAGGAAGCACAACAGCGCGGTCCGCCGCCGCCACGACCGCGAAAGCGCGGCCATCACCGGCGCCCCGCCGACCATCCCGGCGGCGAAGGCGGAGGTCAGGTACCCCGCATGCGCCAGCGAGACGTCGAAGGCGGCGGCGATGCCGGGAACGAGCCCGGCGAGCATGAATTCGGACGTGCCCATGGCGAACACGGCCAGGGCGAGGAGGTACAGGGGCACGGAAGCTCCAGGGAACACGAGATCGACAGGACGATTTCGTGGTCACCCGGGGACCCGGGAACGCGCGGAGGGTTATCGGGCCACCGGGAAGACCGGCAGCCCGGTCCTGGACGCTTCGGGGCTCGACATGTTCGTGAGGCTACCCGACCCGAGTCCGCCGATGCGGATCGGTGACGAGCAACGGGTTGCCCTCGGCCAGCACGGCTAGGACGTCCGCAGTGGAGGTTTCCAGCATGGCGGCCTTTTCCGCGCTCGAGACACCCACGGCTTGGAGGAAGTCCACCTTGCCGTTGGCGGTGTCGATCCGCCCCAGTTGCGGGTCGAGCTTCAGCGCGTACACGGTCAGCTCAGTCGGCGGGGCGTCGGGCAGGTGCGGGTGGCCGGTGATCGGCTGCCGCAGGTCGATGCGGTGCCCGGGTTCGAGGAGGACCTCGTTGGCATTGACGTGCTTCGCCAGCTGGTTGAGCATCGCGAACGGCCACTGCGGGGGCTCGGCCTCCGTGCCCCGGGCGAGGCGGAACGTGAGCTCGAACCCCCACCCCGACCACTCCGGGTCGGCTTCGGCCCCGGGCCGGTACAACTCGCTCAAGCCGTAGGTGACGTAGTGCCAGTGCCCCTCGGCGGAGAAC is a genomic window of Amycolatopsis lexingtonensis containing:
- a CDS encoding MFS transporter, translated to MGTSEFMLAGLVPGIAAAFDVSLAHAGYLTSAFAAGMVGGAPVMAALSRSWRRRTALLCFLAVFVAMHVVGGLTTSFGVLVATRLVAAVANAGFLAVALTAATALARTGRALAVLLGGSTVACVVGVLGGALLGWRPAFWAVALLCLPAFAALWWIPDTAAGPKPDGLRAELAVLRPLAGVLLAGALVNAATFGVFTYLAPVAAGVAPVPVVLGAFGVGCFAGITTAGRLADRWPGRVVAAGGPLLLAGWVALALAADVPAVLVPLAFTQGALSFAVGGTVIARILRLAEGAPTMKGSYATAALNVGATAGPVLAGAVANPFWPAAALVAGALTTYAFLRRT
- a CDS encoding suppressor of fused domain protein, with translation MTETDAPGWDAIDAALARWYPDVEPRHAGFHPPPGFAGAGLQGCSAFSAEGHWHYVTYGLSELYRPGAEADPEWSGWGFELTFRLARGTEAEPPQWPFAMLNQLAKHVNANEVLLEPGHRIDLRQPITGHPHLPDAPPTELTVYALKLDPQLGRIDTANGKVDFLQAVGVSSAEKAAMLETSTADVLAVLAEGNPLLVTDPHRRTRVG
- a CDS encoding response regulator, translated to MRVVIAEDDALLREGLALLLKTSGIEVAATVDNAEDFLAFVETDRPDAVVMDVRMPPTHRDEGLRAAVRAREIHPGLPVLVLSAHVETSYAVELLADGVGGVGYLLKERVGKVERFVDALQRVAKGGTAMDPEVIGQLMARRRAADPLAALTAREREVLALMAEGYNNGTIAELLVVSDGAVLKHIRNIFAKLGLPSDEGGGHRRVLAVLAYLQRDAG